Proteins from a genomic interval of Sphingobacteriales bacterium:
- a CDS encoding gliding motility-associated C-terminal domain-containing protein: MYYLLKFLLLYLLLFVPPPLHAQVEADYASNYDPNVPEEFEGNFWEEMKHVFSGSSTVSEGRELIYLPIYLDADPELAYCLSKNKSNFGTIQYKYSAAFNTENYVLNRSSLIFQHIDWDNFYFIHFDFYVGGLYDTLLFADKQNIALHKVVNGDTTLLQSLSWAYKEDIWYDIELQRSCDWGIRLTFDGEELLYVADSSLREAGAFGFSAQGEHLYNVEIDSISYENVFEYTDPQHWRVCSDSVVRIGNRSYTESGIYYDTLRLATACDRITAYHLTFEPCGGHFLPTGFSPNGDGYNDTFGTLFKASLSEWISQYHLAIYNRYGEKVFESSDPAAVWDGTYGGKPQPVGVYVYRISYRLEGSTANPNIQDGGNVTLLR, translated from the coding sequence ATGTACTACTTATTAAAATTTTTGTTGCTTTATCTGCTGCTTTTTGTGCCACCGCCCCTGCACGCCCAAGTAGAAGCCGATTATGCCAGCAACTATGACCCCAATGTACCCGAAGAATTTGAAGGAAATTTTTGGGAGGAGATGAAACATGTTTTCTCTGGTTCTTCAACAGTTTCTGAAGGTAGAGAACTTATTTACTTACCTATTTATTTAGATGCCGATCCGGAATTGGCATATTGCCTCAGCAAAAACAAGAGCAATTTCGGCACTATCCAATATAAATACAGTGCTGCATTTAATACAGAAAATTATGTTCTCAATCGCAGCAGCCTCATTTTTCAACATATTGATTGGGATAATTTTTATTTCATTCATTTTGATTTTTATGTAGGGGGCTTGTACGATACGCTCCTATTTGCCGACAAGCAAAACATTGCTCTGCATAAGGTAGTTAACGGCGACACCACGCTGTTGCAATCGCTCAGTTGGGCATATAAAGAAGATATTTGGTACGATATAGAACTGCAACGCAGTTGCGACTGGGGTATCCGCCTGACCTTCGATGGCGAAGAACTCCTCTATGTAGCAGACAGCTCGCTGCGCGAAGCGGGTGCTTTCGGATTTAGTGCGCAAGGAGAACATCTTTATAATGTAGAGATAGACTCCATCTCTTACGAAAATGTATTTGAATACACCGACCCGCAGCATTGGCGCGTTTGCAGCGATTCTGTGGTGCGCATCGGCAATCGGAGCTACACCGAAAGCGGCATCTACTACGATACCCTGCGCTTGGCTACCGCTTGCGACCGCATCACCGCCTATCACCTTACTTTTGAGCCTTGCGGGGGGCATTTTCTGCCTACGGGTTTTTCGCCCAACGGCGATGGCTACAACGACACCTTCGGCACACTGTTCAAGGCGAGCCTGAGCGAGTGGATAAGCCAATACCATTTGGCGATATACAACCGCTATGGCGAAAAAGTATTTGAAAGCAGCGACCCCGCCGCCGTTTGGGACGGCACTTATGGAGGCAAGCCGCAACCGGTGGGTGTATATGTATATCGTATCAGCTATCGCTTGGAGGGCAGCACTGCAAATCCGAATATTCAAGACGGCGGCAATGTCACCTTATTGCGCTGA